The following proteins are encoded in a genomic region of Mycteria americana isolate JAX WOST 10 ecotype Jacksonville Zoo and Gardens chromosome 14, USCA_MyAme_1.0, whole genome shotgun sequence:
- the MMP9 gene encoding matrix metalloproteinase-9, with protein MALVLPASLAVGLLALSCCAAPLQSKPQAVVTFPGELVSTLSDLELAESYLLRFGYTTEAEARTSSKHVSLAKALRKMQKQLGLEETGELDASTLEAMRAPRCGVPDVGAFLTFQGDLKWDHMDLTYRVMNYSPDLDRAIIDDAFKRAFKVWSDVTPLTFTQIYSGEADIMIMFGSGEHGDGYPFDGKDGLLAHAFPPGQGVQGDAHFDDDEFWTLGTGLVVKTRHGNANGANCHFPFVFEGHSYSRCITEGRTDGLPWCATTASYDRDKKYGFCPSELLYTNGGNSDGSPCVFPFIFDGTSYDTCTTDGRSDGYRWCATTSNFDQDKKYGFCPNRDTAVIGGNSQGDPCVFPFTFQGQSYSSCTSQGRQDGKLWCATTSNYDTDKKWGFCPDRGYSIFLVAAHEFGHSLGLDHSSVREALMYPMYSYVQDFQLDPDDVQGIQYLYGRGSGPKPTAPAPVPTEEPQPMPTEAGSTSTTEEEEETPEPTAEPVPVDPSRDACMEKNFDAITEINGELHFFKDGKYWTRSSFWKSGIQGAFSIADTWPGLPAVIDAAFQDVLTKRVFFFAGRQFWVFSGKSVLGPRGIEKLGIGKEAGRISGALQRGRGKVLLFSGESYWRLDVKVQRVDKGYPRATDDVFTGVPLDARNVFLYQDKYHFCQGSFYWRMTPRYQVDRVGYVKYDILQCPQH; from the exons ATGGCACTTGTCCTCCCGGCCTCACTCGCCGTGGGGCTGCTGGCCCTCTCCTGCTGCGCAGCCCCTCTCCAGAGCAAGCCGCAGGCGGTTGTCACCTTCCCGGGGGAGCTGGTCAGCACCCTGTCGGACCTGGAGCTGGCGGAG AGCTACCTGCTGCGGTTTGGCTACACCACGGAGGCGGAGGCAAGGACGAGCAGCAAGCACGTGTCCCTGGCCAAGGCACTGCGCAagatgcagaagcagctgggCCTGGAGGAGACGGGGGAGCTGGATGCCAGCACTCTGGAGGCCATGCGAGCCCCCCGCTGTGGCGTCCCCGATGTGGGAGCCTTCCTCACCTTCCAGGGGGACCTCAAGTGGGACCACATGGACCTGACGTACCG AGTGATGAACTACTCCCCCGACCTGGACCGTGCCATAATCGACGACGCCTTCAAGCGGGCGTTCAAAGTGTGGAGCGACGTGACCCCCCTCACCTTCACCCAGATATACAGCGGCGAGGCAGACATCATGATCATGTTTGGCAGCGGAG AGCACGGGGATGGGTACCCCTTCGACGGCAAGGACGGGCTCTTGGCCCACGCCTTTCCCCCGGGCCAGGGGGTCCAGGGTGATGCCCACTTCGACGACGATGAGTTCTGGACGCTGGGCACTGGCTTAG TGGTGAAGACCCGCCATGGGAACGCCAACGGGGCCAACTGCCACTTTCCCTTCGTCTTTGAGGGCCACTCCTACTCCCGGTGCATCACGGAGGGGCGCACGGACGGGCTGCCCTGGTGTGCCACCACCGCCAGCTATGACCGGGACAAGAAATACGGCTTCTGCCCCAGCGAAC TCCTCTACACCAACGGCGGCAACAGTGACGGGTCCCCCTGCGTCTTCCCCTTCATTTTTGACGGCACCTCCTACGACACCTGCACCACGGACGGGCGCTCTGATGGCTACCGCTGGTGTGCCACCACCTCCAACTTCGACCAGGACAAGAAATACGGCTTCTGCCCCAACCGAG ACACGGCGGTGATCGGCGGCAACTCCCAGGGGGACCCGTGCGTCTTCCCCTTCACCTTCCAGGGGCAGTCCTACAGCTCCTGCACCAGCCAGGGCCGGCAGGACGGCAAGCTGTGGTGTGCCACCACCAGCAACTATGACACTGACAAGAAGTGGGGCTTCTGCCCAGACAGAG GTTACAGCATCTTCCTGGTGGCTGCCCACGAGTTTGGGCACTCTCTGGGGCTGGACCACTCCAGCGTGCGTGAGGCCCTGATGTACCCCATGTACAGCTACGTCCAGGACTTCCAGCTGGACCCGGATGATGTCCAAGGCATCCAGTACCTCTATG GTCGTGGCTCTGGCCCCAAGCCCACTGCCCCTGCGCCTGTGCCCACCGAGGAGCCCCAGCCCATGCCCACAGAGGCCGGCAGCACCTCCAccaccgaggaggaggaggagacaccGGAGCCCACAGCTGAGCCCGTTCCTGTGGACCCCAGCCGGGATGCCTGCATGGAGAAGAACTTCGACGCCATCACGGAGATCAACGGGGAGTTGCATTTCTTCAAGGACGG GAAATACTGGACCCGCTCGTCCTTCTGGAAGTCCGGCATTCAGGGCGCCTTCTCCATCGCAGACACCTGGCCCGGCCTCCCAGCTGTCATCGACGCTGCTTTCCAGGACGTGCTCACCAAGAGGGTCTTCTTCTTTGCTG GTCGGCAGTTCTGGGTGTTTTCTGGCAAGAGCGTGCTGGGCCCCCGGGGGATCGAGAAGCTGGGCATCGGGAAGGAAGCTGGCCGCATCTCGGGGGCCCTGCAGCGGGGCCGTGGCAAAGTGCTGCTCTTCAGTGGGGAGAGCTACTGGAG GCTGGATGTGAAGGTCCAGAGGGTGGACAAGGGCTACCCCCGCGCCACCGACGACGTCTTCACCGGTGTCCCCCTCGACGCGCGCAATGTCTTCCTCTACCAAG ACAAGTACCACTTCTGCCAGGGCAGCTTCTACTGGAGAATGACGCCACGCTACCAGGTGGACCGGGTGGGCTACGTCAAGTACGACATCCTGCAGTGCCCCCAGCACTGA